In Reinekea thalattae, a genomic segment contains:
- a CDS encoding DNA polymerase II — MINHMPADHSPFFIVSHHWHDSAEGIELRFWLKGEQSSQQSAQLWRVPKQESVCFVAVAQLSAWQQLWQSRRFQVRIGQGEFNTLLGDVALPVYSTAVSQQRRWVKEGRKQGLQVWEDDIMPAERYLMERFLFGSLVFEAGKPRPIRSKPALTRLSIDIETQWYQPGILPDLYSVALATDHEQLVLVIDAQQARLTEDQQAGMVQLVASVKECLEQTVAFIQRTDPDCIIGWNVIDFDLQILQQHCDRHKVEFAIGRQHSLPNWRKRADQTERYAIELEGRQVIDGPGAFRSAAWFFDDFSLENVAQSVLKRGKKIEHADDRVAEIERLYREDLAAFAHYNLEDAQLVLDLFEQAGLWQFLVERSHLTGLPMARAGGSSAAFNTVYLPRLHRQGFIANHVGEQTLQTASPGGFVMESQPGIYNNLLVLDFKSLYPSIIRTFLVDPLGLNLGLKAPEADSVEGFLGARFHRQQHILPALIDGLWQARDEAKAQQNAPLSQAIKIIMNSFYGVLGSHLCRFFDPRLASSITMRGHQILQQTREFIEQEGYAVIYGDTDSVFVHAAEHPDPMQLGKELAVKLNHWWQQRLLNEHGLTSYLEIEFETHYQQFVMPTIRGSEKGSKKRYAGWLKKDDDFTVVFKGLEAVRSDWTPLAKQFQQQLYRLYFQGQDLRPLIAQTVAQLKAGELDDQIIYKKTLRRRPEQYEKNRPPHVQAALLRQRMQPGWQGRKIEYIATVEGWQPIPFVSAKPDYHHYIEKQLGPIAQALLQFLGQDFDALIDEQLSLF; from the coding sequence TTGCCGTGGCTCAGTTGTCAGCATGGCAGCAACTTTGGCAATCTCGGCGTTTTCAGGTGCGTATTGGTCAGGGCGAGTTTAATACACTGCTCGGAGATGTCGCGCTGCCAGTTTACAGCACGGCTGTAAGTCAACAGCGACGTTGGGTTAAAGAGGGTCGCAAACAGGGTTTACAAGTTTGGGAGGACGACATCATGCCTGCGGAGCGCTATTTAATGGAGCGCTTCTTGTTTGGCAGTCTCGTGTTCGAGGCAGGCAAGCCACGACCTATCCGTAGTAAGCCAGCACTCACCCGCTTGTCGATCGATATTGAAACCCAGTGGTATCAACCCGGTATCCTGCCGGATTTGTACAGTGTGGCGTTAGCGACCGATCACGAACAGCTGGTGCTGGTCATCGATGCGCAGCAAGCTCGCCTAACTGAAGATCAGCAAGCTGGCATGGTGCAGCTTGTCGCGTCGGTCAAAGAGTGCCTTGAACAGACGGTGGCCTTTATTCAGCGAACCGATCCTGATTGCATTATTGGCTGGAATGTTATCGATTTCGATTTGCAGATTTTGCAGCAACATTGCGACCGCCACAAAGTTGAGTTTGCCATTGGCCGTCAGCACAGCTTGCCGAATTGGCGCAAGCGTGCCGACCAAACTGAACGCTACGCCATTGAATTAGAAGGCAGGCAAGTAATCGATGGCCCGGGTGCGTTTCGTTCCGCGGCGTGGTTTTTTGATGATTTCTCGCTCGAAAACGTTGCTCAGTCGGTCTTGAAGCGCGGTAAAAAAATTGAACATGCCGATGATCGCGTCGCCGAAATTGAGCGGCTTTACCGAGAAGATTTAGCCGCCTTTGCGCACTACAACTTGGAAGATGCGCAGCTGGTGTTGGACCTATTCGAGCAGGCAGGCTTGTGGCAGTTTTTAGTTGAACGCAGTCATCTAACCGGTTTGCCGATGGCGCGTGCTGGTGGCTCTTCTGCTGCTTTTAATACCGTCTATTTACCGCGCCTGCATCGGCAAGGATTTATTGCCAACCATGTTGGTGAGCAAACACTGCAAACCGCCAGCCCCGGAGGCTTTGTCATGGAAAGCCAGCCGGGCATTTACAACAACCTATTGGTGCTCGACTTTAAAAGCCTGTATCCATCGATTATCCGCACTTTTTTGGTTGATCCGTTGGGGTTAAATTTAGGCTTAAAAGCGCCAGAGGCTGATTCTGTTGAAGGTTTCTTGGGCGCACGTTTTCATCGCCAGCAACATATTTTACCGGCGCTGATCGACGGCCTCTGGCAAGCGCGTGATGAAGCAAAAGCACAACAGAATGCGCCGCTGTCGCAAGCCATTAAAATTATTATGAATTCTTTTTATGGCGTATTAGGCAGTCATCTGTGTCGGTTTTTTGATCCACGCTTGGCCAGCTCCATTACCATGCGCGGCCACCAAATATTGCAGCAGACGCGAGAGTTTATTGAGCAAGAAGGCTATGCGGTTATTTATGGCGATACCGACTCGGTGTTTGTGCACGCCGCCGAGCATCCAGACCCGATGCAGCTAGGCAAAGAACTGGCGGTTAAATTAAACCACTGGTGGCAGCAGCGCCTGTTAAATGAGCATGGTCTCACCAGCTATTTGGAAATCGAGTTCGAAACCCATTATCAACAGTTTGTCATGCCCACCATTCGCGGCTCTGAAAAGGGCTCAAAAAAGCGTTACGCCGGTTGGCTTAAAAAAGACGACGACTTTACCGTGGTCTTTAAAGGTCTAGAAGCGGTTCGATCCGACTGGACACCACTGGCTAAGCAATTCCAACAGCAGCTGTATCGACTGTACTTTCAAGGGCAGGATTTGCGGCCGCTCATTGCGCAAACAGTGGCGCAATTAAAGGCAGGTGAATTGGATGATCAAATTATCTATAAAAAGACCCTGCGCCGAAGGCCAGAGCAGTACGAAAAAAATCGCCCGCCGCATGTGCAAGCCGCCTTGCTGCGTCAGCGTATGCAGCCGGGTTGGCAAGGTCGTAAAATTGAGTACATCGCCACGGTTGAAGGTTGGCAGCCGATCCCCTTTGTCAGCGCCAAGCCAGATTATCATCACTACATTGAAAAGCAGCTGGGGCCGATTGCCCAAGCCTTATTGCAATTTTTAGGGCAGGATTTCGACGCCCTCATCGATGAGCAGCTGTCGTTGTTTTAG